In the genome of Dickeya fangzhongdai, one region contains:
- a CDS encoding flavin reductase family protein: MKKNVKLSSFYYGFPVFLVTTTDSRNGNTNIAPVSSSISLGDKIIIGVSKGSKTHSNLISGSDAVINIPDSTLWEKVEEIGKLTGGDTLSESQIKWGVQVCHDKFARTGLHTEESAGIAPPRVVECPLQAECKTVSTTDKGRFILVELDILNIWVESHLLGHNDAIDSSKWKPLIYNFREYDTTGDALGFNFKYGH, from the coding sequence TGTCACCACGACAGACAGCCGTAACGGAAATACCAATATCGCCCCCGTCTCCTCTTCGATCTCTCTTGGCGATAAAATTATTATCGGGGTCAGCAAAGGCAGCAAGACGCACAGCAACCTAATATCGGGGTCCGATGCGGTCATCAATATCCCTGATTCTACGCTTTGGGAAAAAGTGGAAGAAATCGGTAAGCTGACAGGTGGAGATACGTTATCTGAAAGCCAAATCAAATGGGGCGTTCAGGTATGTCACGATAAATTCGCCAGAACCGGGCTTCACACGGAAGAATCAGCTGGAATTGCACCACCGCGTGTAGTTGAATGCCCACTTCAGGCGGAATGCAAAACAGTAAGCACAACGGACAAAGGGCGTTTTATACTCGTTGAGCTTGATATTCTGAATATCTGGGTGGAAAGCCATCTATTGGGTCACAACGACGCCATCGATTCGTCAAAATGGAAGCCGTTGATATATAACTTCCGCGAGTACGATACCACTGGCGATGCGCTAGGCTTTAATTTTAAATACGGTCACTAA